From Heptranchias perlo isolate sHepPer1 unplaced genomic scaffold, sHepPer1.hap1 HAP1_SCAFFOLD_562, whole genome shotgun sequence, the proteins below share one genomic window:
- the LOC137316161 gene encoding zinc finger protein 850-like has translation MEKPWKCGECGKGFNYPSRLEIHQHSHTGERPFTCSVCGKGFAQSSGLLTHQRVHSDERPFKCADCEMRFKSKINLLIHQRTHTGERPFTCSVCGKGFTISSSLQTHQRVHTGERPFKCSDCEKRFKCKRNLLTHQCTHTGVRPFTCSECGKGFTQSSLLLTHQRVHTGERPFTCSVCGKGFTQSSLLLTHQRVHTGERPFTCSVCGKGYTRLSTLLTHQRLHSDERPFKCSDCEKRFQSKSNLLSHQRTHTGERPFICSVCGKGFTWSSELLTHQRVHTGERPFKCSDCERRFKSKIELLRHQRTHTGERPFICTVCGKRFTQSSILLTHQRVHTGERPFTCTLCGKRFTRSSILLTHQRVHSDERSFKCSDCEKRFKSKIELLRHQRTHTGERPFICTVCGKRFTQSSNLLKHQRVHTGERPFTCSLCGMRFTRSFILLRHQQVHSDERPFKCSDCEKRFKSKFNLLTHQRTHTGERPFICTVCGKRFTQSSNLLKHQRVHTGERPFTCSLCGMRFTRSFILLRHQQVHSDERPFKCSDCEKRFKSKFNLLTHQRTHTGERPFSCSVYGKGFAGSSSLLKHQRVHTGEGAFTCSVCGKRFTQSSNLLRHQRVHSDERPFKCSDCEKRYKSKFNLLTHQRTHTGEGPFTCSVCGKGFTWASSLLKHHRVHTERPLNVLTVGRDLKSETNC, from the coding sequence atggagaaaccgtggaaatgtggggaatgtgggaagggattcaattacccgtccaggCTGGAAATTCATCaacacagtcacactggggagaggccgttcacctgctccgtgtgtgggaagggattcgctcagtcatccggcctcctgacacaccagcgagttcactctgatgagagaccttttaaatgtgctgactgtgagatgaggtttaaaagcaaaattaatctgctgatacaccaacgtacccatactggggagaggccgttcacctgctccgtgtgtgggaagggattcactatttcatccagcctccagacacaccagcgagttcacactggggagagaccttttaaatgttctgactgtgagaaaaggtttaaatgcaaaaggaacctgctgacacaccaatgtacccacactggggtgaggccgttcacctgctccgagtgtgggaagggattcactcagtcatccctcctcctgacacaccagcgagttcacactggggagaggccgttcacctgctccgtgtgtgggaagggattcactcagtcatccctcctcctgacacaccagcgagttcacactggggagaggccgttcacctgctccgtgtgcgggaagggatacaCTCGgttatccaccctgctgacacaccagcgacttcactctgatgagagaccttttaaatgttctgactgtgagaagaggtttcaaagcaaaagtaatctgctgtcacaccaacgcactcacactggggagagaccgttcatctgctctgtgtgtgggaagggattcacttggtcatctgagcttctgacacaccagcgagttcacactggggagaggccttttaaatgttctgactgtgagaggaggtttaaaagcaaaattgaactgctgagacaccaacgcactcacactggggagagaccgttcatctgcaccgtgtgtgggaagagattcactcagtcgtccatcctgctgacacaccagcgagttcacactggggagaggccgttcacctgcaccttgtgtgggaagagattcactcggtcatccatcctgctgacacaccagcgagttcactctgatgagagatcttttaagtgttctgactgtgagaagaggtttaaaagcaaaattgaactgctgagacaccaacgcacccacactggggagaggccgttcatctgcaccgtgtgtgggaagagattcactcagtcatccaacctgctgaaacaccagcgagttcacactggggagaggccgttcacctgctccttgtgtgggatgagattcactcggtcattcatcctgctgagacaccagcaagttcactccgatgagagaccttttaaatgttctgactgtgagaagaggtttaaaagcaaatttaatctgctgacacaccaacgcacccacactggggagaggccgttcatctgcaccgtgtgtgggaagagattcactcagtcatccaacctgctgaaacaccagcgagttcacactggggagaggccgttcacctgctccttgtgtgggatgagattcactcggtcattcatcctgctgagacaccagcaagttcactccgatgagagaccttttaaatgttctgactgtgagaagaggtttaaaagcaaatttaatctgctgacacaccaacgcacccacactggggagaggccgttctcctgctctgtgtatgggaagggattcgctgggtcatcctccctgctgaaacaccagcgagttcacactggagagggggcgttcacctgctccgtgtgtgggaagagattcactcagtcatccaacctgctgagacaccagcgagttcactccgatgagagaccttttaaatgttctgactgtgagaagaggtataaaagcaaatttaatctgctgacacaccaacgcactcacactggggaggggccgttcacctgctcagtgtgtgggaagggattcacttgggcatcctccctgctgaaacaccaccgagttcacactgagagacctttaaatgttctgactgtgggaagagatttaaaatcagaaacgaactgctga